The following coding sequences lie in one Arachis ipaensis cultivar K30076 chromosome B05, Araip1.1, whole genome shotgun sequence genomic window:
- the LOC107642037 gene encoding protein ALTERED XYLOGLUCAN 4-like isoform X2, which yields MLAKNNMKKSSTTFQDKRERCVKNIGTMIPLILSSLFIASILCLFFLISPKPLTLLPNQGPDIFDDDHPQHNKQEKHSQTTKVSSSSSNSKPQKENKCDLFKGHWVPSLEGESSYYTNSSCITIPDSKNCFRHGRMDTDFLKWKWKPHECELPRFNPTSFLNIVRGKKMAFIGDSVARNHMESLLCLLSQEDTPKDMYKDPEDKYRKWYFPKHDFTLMMIWSRFLIVGEERIVNGTGSSIFDLHLDKVDEDWANIFPELDYAIISDGHWFFRVMYLHKGNKLIGCVYCNEQNVTNYNIDLPIRMAFRTTFMHINGSKKKKRGLLTVLRTFAPAHFENGVWNNGGYCNRTSPLSEGEADFGSFDWQLRSIQMEEFERAKREKGEKRLFEILDVTRAMLMRPDGHPGDHWGNKWMKGYNDCTHWCLPGPVDLWSEFLLALLIRSQLGILTS from the exons ATGTTGGCCAAGAACAACATGAAGAAGTCCTCCACTACTTTTCAGGATAAAAGAGAGAGATGCGTCAAGAACATAGGGACAATGATACCTttgattctctcctctctcttcatTGCTTCAATTCTCTGTTTGTTCTTTCTCATTTCCCCAAAACCTTTGACCCTTCTTCCCAATCAAGGCCCTGATATCTTTGATGATGATCACCCCCAACATAATAAGCAAGAAAAACATTCTCAAACAACTAAAGTTTCCTCATCATCATCCAACTCCAAACCACAAAAAG AAAATAAATGTGACCTATTTAAGGGTCATTGGGTTCCATCATTAGAGGGAGAATCATCGTATTACACAAATTCAAGTTGCATAACAATCCCTGATAGCAAGAACTGTTTCAGACATGGGAGAATGGACACTGATTTCCTTAAATGGAAATGGAAGCCTCATGAATGTGAGCTTCCAAGGTTCAATCCAACATCATTCCTCAACATTGTTCGCGGCAAGAAAATGGCATTCATTGGTGACTCTGTTGCTAGGAACCACATGGAATCCCTCTTATGCCTTTTGTCACAG GAGGATACTCCAAAGGATATGTACAAGGACCCAGAAGACAAGTATAGAAAATGGTACTTCCCTAAGCATGATTTCACCCTAATGATGATTTGGAGCAGATTCCTCATCGTAGGAGAAGAAAGAATTGTGAATGGCACAGGTTCCAGCATTTTTGACCTTCACTTAGACAAAGTAGATGAAGATTGGGCCAATATATTCCCTGAATTAGACTATGCAATAATCTCAGATGGACATTGGTTTTTCAGAGTAATGTATCTTCACAAAGGTAACAAACTTATAGGATGTGTATATTGTAATGAACAAAATGTGACAAACTACAACATAGACTTGCCAATTAGGATGGCATTTAGAACAACATTCATGCACATAAATGGATCCAAGAAGAAAAAGAGAGGGTTGTTAACAGTGTTGAGGACATTTGCACCAGCGCACTTTGAGAATGGTGTGTGGAACAATGGAGGGTATTGCAATAGGACTAGTCCTTTGAGTGAGGGTGAGGCTGATTTTGGGAGCTTTGATTGGCAATTGAGGAGTATTCAGATGGAAGAGTTTGAGAGGGCAAAAAGGGAAAAAGGTGAAAAAAGATTATTTGAGATTTTGGATGTGACAAGGGCAATGTTGATGAGGCCAGATGGGCACCCTGGAGATCATTGGGGTAACAAGTGGATGAAAGGTTATAATGATTGCACTCATTGGTGTTTGCCTGGTCCTGTTGATTTGTGGAGTGAGTTCTTGCTTGCTCTTCTTATAAGATCACAACTTGGGATTTTGACTTCTTGA
- the LOC107642037 gene encoding protein ALTERED XYLOGLUCAN 4-like isoform X1 → MLAKNNMKKSSTTFQDKRERCVKNIGTMIPLILSSLFIASILCLFFLISPKPLTLLPNQGPDIFDDDHPQHNKQEKHSQTTKVSSSSSNSKPQKEENKCDLFKGHWVPSLEGESSYYTNSSCITIPDSKNCFRHGRMDTDFLKWKWKPHECELPRFNPTSFLNIVRGKKMAFIGDSVARNHMESLLCLLSQEDTPKDMYKDPEDKYRKWYFPKHDFTLMMIWSRFLIVGEERIVNGTGSSIFDLHLDKVDEDWANIFPELDYAIISDGHWFFRVMYLHKGNKLIGCVYCNEQNVTNYNIDLPIRMAFRTTFMHINGSKKKKRGLLTVLRTFAPAHFENGVWNNGGYCNRTSPLSEGEADFGSFDWQLRSIQMEEFERAKREKGEKRLFEILDVTRAMLMRPDGHPGDHWGNKWMKGYNDCTHWCLPGPVDLWSEFLLALLIRSQLGILTS, encoded by the exons ATGTTGGCCAAGAACAACATGAAGAAGTCCTCCACTACTTTTCAGGATAAAAGAGAGAGATGCGTCAAGAACATAGGGACAATGATACCTttgattctctcctctctcttcatTGCTTCAATTCTCTGTTTGTTCTTTCTCATTTCCCCAAAACCTTTGACCCTTCTTCCCAATCAAGGCCCTGATATCTTTGATGATGATCACCCCCAACATAATAAGCAAGAAAAACATTCTCAAACAACTAAAGTTTCCTCATCATCATCCAACTCCAAACCACAAAAAG aaGAAAATAAATGTGACCTATTTAAGGGTCATTGGGTTCCATCATTAGAGGGAGAATCATCGTATTACACAAATTCAAGTTGCATAACAATCCCTGATAGCAAGAACTGTTTCAGACATGGGAGAATGGACACTGATTTCCTTAAATGGAAATGGAAGCCTCATGAATGTGAGCTTCCAAGGTTCAATCCAACATCATTCCTCAACATTGTTCGCGGCAAGAAAATGGCATTCATTGGTGACTCTGTTGCTAGGAACCACATGGAATCCCTCTTATGCCTTTTGTCACAG GAGGATACTCCAAAGGATATGTACAAGGACCCAGAAGACAAGTATAGAAAATGGTACTTCCCTAAGCATGATTTCACCCTAATGATGATTTGGAGCAGATTCCTCATCGTAGGAGAAGAAAGAATTGTGAATGGCACAGGTTCCAGCATTTTTGACCTTCACTTAGACAAAGTAGATGAAGATTGGGCCAATATATTCCCTGAATTAGACTATGCAATAATCTCAGATGGACATTGGTTTTTCAGAGTAATGTATCTTCACAAAGGTAACAAACTTATAGGATGTGTATATTGTAATGAACAAAATGTGACAAACTACAACATAGACTTGCCAATTAGGATGGCATTTAGAACAACATTCATGCACATAAATGGATCCAAGAAGAAAAAGAGAGGGTTGTTAACAGTGTTGAGGACATTTGCACCAGCGCACTTTGAGAATGGTGTGTGGAACAATGGAGGGTATTGCAATAGGACTAGTCCTTTGAGTGAGGGTGAGGCTGATTTTGGGAGCTTTGATTGGCAATTGAGGAGTATTCAGATGGAAGAGTTTGAGAGGGCAAAAAGGGAAAAAGGTGAAAAAAGATTATTTGAGATTTTGGATGTGACAAGGGCAATGTTGATGAGGCCAGATGGGCACCCTGGAGATCATTGGGGTAACAAGTGGATGAAAGGTTATAATGATTGCACTCATTGGTGTTTGCCTGGTCCTGTTGATTTGTGGAGTGAGTTCTTGCTTGCTCTTCTTATAAGATCACAACTTGGGATTTTGACTTCTTGA